From the Papaver somniferum cultivar HN1 chromosome 2, ASM357369v1, whole genome shotgun sequence genome, the window tatatgcatatcgacatatgaaagacttaacttttgacaaagtatgggacaatcatagttaacggacgcaaacacacatatcccataacatattgcaatatataaaaccataaagattaatactgcaaaaatcatcttccaaacaattttagaatttaaacaaataaacctaaaacaatgaagatgaaaacgttggacatagttatgtgaaatcacaataacggctattccaaactctagttattcttctaaacaaacaagaaaaataaattctcatcagaagatttactagatgctaagacctttgaagaattctttatcgtccccgaactccttgtcgtcaacatccatgggtacatatggttcgtgaagaaaggagtcaaatCCAACAAATCTTCTAGGCTGAAgatatcgaaccagggccttctgaatttcaagagatctcaaaacaaaagcctttatttgctgaatcttcttccttgtctcctttaactcttcaagaacattaaaaaacttctgagaatttgaaggaacaactcttggcttcctcacattccttctttttcttttcaaagttggaggcaatggagatttctttttttccttcatgattgatggcttaacaatcatattaacatcttttccatcagaagacatgatgcttggagtatccataagaatatgggtttgtgagaggaaatcacaatttgaactcaacaagtagtcttggaaagagtttcagagaaggaaaaaggaatgtagggttacgcaacctttaacaggttcgtgcacgcacaattctgaaccctagaaagagtagaattgtcgagaataaccctcctttattgatagatagGGAATTCCAGTTttgtaacaaaactaagaaaagaagaaagcaaACTTTTCCCTAAAGCCTGAGAGGCACAcgaccttgtctcttttgatcaggcatatgagacaagatacacaatcaagttgtgttgcggtgaacaacaatctgtccaccatgttccttttgagaagaatccatagacctctgtctatcaaaacgattggaccatactttcttctctaatggtattattttatccttggaaactgacttcttagacgaagataaaatcttacaaacctcagcggtcttttgagcaagtttaagttTGCTTGCTAATCGATtagatcttcgttgaagtttgttgacatgtctcaatttgtgtttgtacttgtaacactttgatagttcatgacctttgagtgaacaatatgagcacgtcaacctTGGATATAAtccaggcatctgagatgtgcaagctgctagacacatagttgaacctgaaacattattcaCAGTGTATTTcattcgatttggacactcattttgcaaaatgaccaaaacatttACACTTAAAGTACTGAGGAATATCcttgtcatcagtttcatcattatctctatttttaggaggaacacggttATGTGGTTtttctgatgacttggatttatctctggagaaccgtttacttctcttcaaaagaagattcctaaactgtcttgtgatcaatgagactgacttgtcaagatcttcatctgatgaatcagcctcagaaagatcatcttcagagatgtaaacacttttacttttatcaagtaatttagtgttctttagtgctttgaaagcaacatccttgctatacttggacgtatgctcattatcaaagatctttagcttcccaatcaTAGTATTTCTAGACAGCGTTGCGAGatcatttccttcaacgatggcatgcttcttagagtcgtatgtagatggcagcgatctgagaattttcatcacaatgtcctttttaggaatggtcttacccaatgcaaaagatgcattaacaatttcagacactttgtgattaacctcatcaaatgtttcttcatctgccatacgaaggatttctcaatcagaatttaggttttgaagcctagcttctttctcactggtatttccgtcaaatacggtttctaagatatctcaagattctttagactttgtgcacatagtcacatgatgctgaagatctggggtaatggcatgtatgataacatttaagccgtcagaattttgctttgcagcaaggatttcttctggatatatctaccaatatccttagataTAAATACATCGCCTTctatattaaccggaggatcatagccattaacaacacgtatcgatgtttgaaaatcacgagcttgaagaaaaacacacatagcaattttccaccataagtagtttgagccatcgaagactggttgtacgtttatggagatagaattctgtccatagagtcagatcgctacaaacacagacttgtcacgtgttttcctgctctgataccaattgaaaaagcgggggtacaacaaccacacccaatatttcgcttagcaatctatatggaccaactccaatatacttttaagagaatcaactagacagtcagactcaatcttaataaaagtatatcaaagagttatatctctctttctcgattcaatacttactcaagcaaatagaaatctgcgagtctaattgaatacaagagaaaaaatttgaacggtaccaaagaccaatgttcaaggatcaatcaatttcaatcaacaatcaacaaccaaaggttggatttcccaattgatcgattcaaacgcgcaacctgtgatattacaattatataacaaaatataatgcggaaaagaaataacacagacaccagaagttttgttaacgaggaaaacgcaaatgcagaaaaacctcgggacctagtccagattgaacacacactgtatattaagccgctacagacactagcctactacaaactaactttggtctagactgtagttgaaccccaatcaatctcacaatgatccaaggtacaattgcgctccttaagtctttgattccagcaggatactacgcacttgattcccttagatgatctcacccacaactaagagtttctacgacccaaagtcgaagactttaataaacaaatctgtatcagacagaaaagtctacggtaatagataaatctgcctcccacaggattacctatgagtttttgttccgtattttgataaatcaaggtgaacatgaactaattgataacccgaacttatattcccgatgaacagcctagaattatcaatcacctcatgacaatcttaatcgactagcaaaagaagatattgtggaatgacaaacgatgagacgaaggtgtttgtgatttcttttatatctttcctatcggagaaatcaatctcaatccaatcttacgattgtactcaaatacgatagaaacaacaagatcagatcacccaactacagagaaaatagttgtgtctggcttcacaatgccaatgaagttttcaagtcgttaacctacagggtattgagaagaaacctaaggttaaaggagaatcgactctagcttatacaactagtatcacacaggaggtgtggggattagttttcccagttgctagagttctcctttatatagactttcaaattagggtttgcaaatcaatgttagcttagtaacaaagcattcaatattcaccgttagatgaaaacctgattagattcaagctaatatctttcaactgttagatcgaacttagcttgttacatacaaatgaaatgcacgcttatttaggtttgtgtaaccgtacccaaacatgtacacttagttggttcaacaatagttaaccaaatggttagccatatgagcacttccatatcaaccatattcttctttaccacaactagttcaaattactcaaatgaactagttagagagttgttcaattgcttagatcttatagaagtatacaagacacaatcgaagcaaaaacgatttgattcactcgaatcaacccatgaactttatatccatggtttgcaattatgcattccttagtttatataagtttaagttcacgaataaccttttttagaaaataaccaacctaagtacgcggactggtacgcggacttaagtacccggaatgagtttgttttcagttcacaaactccagcagattttcacgggacatgaacttccgatggtgcgggtactggtatgcggactttagttccggttttcctgagcagcaaagtacgcatactttttttcaaggaataaggacttatacacatatgtgtaactacacaatgtttatatccttccaaggttatatattctaaactctcatttcaatcattgaaacattcttagaggacgttatatgattgttattcacaaaccatttttcgtcaaagccattttcaagtaattgaaacttaatatgactttcgtcattagtaaagatgaacttggccaaagcgaaagcttaccaacacatattttgagaaatagatacgcgagataaactcggatcgaaatagaaaatgtgtataatcaaagtctatatagcaatacgactttttctcaagataggagatggagtagatagacttttgagtgatagataagctcaagtctccacataccttttagtcaatgaaccacaagttccttgagcagttcttcgtctttgtatgatgatctccatggagtcttgggctcaactacactttctatcatagtccgagacttagctataagtagactagaaatcaggacttatagttttgatcactaacatcgacaaacatgcttgagatagcaatgcatgcgagtttgactaagcagtgctctaacacttgctTTTGATGACCTTCTGAATCTGGAAAACCTAACGACCGTACGTGATGAGAATCTTCGTTTCAATGTGAGGCAATCGAGAGAGTGGCTCGATTCTGTCAGGGTCCGTTTGGATGAATTGAGTTCAGAGAGGTTCATAATCTGAGGAGcgtatggtagatgaagagaTGGAACATGCTAAGCAGACGGCTCGAGATGCAGAGGCCGAAGTGAAGCAGTTGAATGAAgcaagagattttctttaagggcCTTTGCTGGATGATTTCCTTCAGGGTTGATATTTTCTCTCTCTGAACCTTTCCCGTAGGCATTTTTTAAAGGAAGGGGACCCTCATGAGTTCGgacttggtgcaaaccctagatttcttcGTCGGGTATGCGAGTAGGTGAAAACCCTAACTTAAATTCGTAATAGGTGTTCCTCCTTTAATTTGCGCGGCCTTCACTCCAGAAGCTGTAGAAACTTCGTTTGACATCTGATtttagtggttgaccccaactatcgAGCATAAAATACCTGACTTTCATTTATTAAAGTAAAATTAGTATTTGGAGCTTGTTTTTGTGGTGATAATTCCACGTGAAGTTAAACCCGGGAATTCAAATATTTAGCAGCAATTCCTTCATGTGTTTTGATGACATCTCTTGGACCGTATTTCGAAACATCATTCCCTTTTAACAATGGTAGGAGAGACATGGACAAATACTTTTACTAATAACGCGTTGTTGAATTCTATACCCATTTGTTCCAGTTCGTCGAGTTATGTGACTAAAGTATGAGTCGCGTCCGAGTATAGTGGAAAATGTATACTCATATTCAAATCGATTGTGAACCCTAGTTTGTCTCTTGCATGCGTTCATTTTTGAGGGATAATTTGAATGCTTCTTCTACTTGATATACTCATGTTGCACgcgtataaaaccctaaaatatatTATAGGGACAAAACTATCCATATTTGAACCATCACATCCTCAGTCAGGATCCGAGACATAGTTGCAGTTGCTGAATACAGAAAAGATGCTGACAAAGGAGAATTCGACGAGACTGAAGAGAGATGCGAGATTTATCGAGTCACAGATGATTCCATTTtacgaatttgaagttcgaactCTACTCTAATAGTCCCCAAATCATAACATGTTGTGATTTGGGTTTGAGGAGTTGAATGGTTTTGATGTGTCCCAATCTTTAGAGACTCTTGTGTTGCTTGTTTCTAAATCTTTATCTGGAAACTGGATGTCTGGGCCACCTCTTATTGGTCATGTAGGTATGTAACGCATGTTTCTTCATTAGTCACCAGTTTGATATAGGACAGGGGATTCTCATTGACTCGAGATGCTTGGAACATGAAATAAGACCCTTGTAGCGTATGAGATTGAGTCTTCAATGTGGGAAAGCGATACTCTGCGGGTTGGAGACGTCCGTGGAGAATCATATCGAGGTAGTGGCCGCATGTGTCTTCCTGCATAAGATGAAGTTTTTGTTCGGCCTTACTAGGTTTCTTAACAAGGATTCATGCGAACTTATGTAGACGAATCATCTATCGAGATCTGTCTTTCTTCTGGGAGATAGTAAACCAAAATTAAGAACATTGTACGCCTTCTAGGACTAGCAGAACTATGGATGTGGTTGAACAATCGATTTGAGGTGACTTTGTTGATGGGGTAGTTCTATGGAAATCTTCTAGGCATTCCTTCACTCGGTATAATCGTGTTTTAACCCAAGGAAGTTGTAAGTGATATTCATATCTTGTCCTTTTCTCATCATGTCTGACTCTGACTCATGGGATAGACCGCCGGGCATATCTTTTTGAGAGATGAGGCTTTTATTGACGGAAATACAAGCATTGTGTGGCTTGGAGCTACGGTCTCGGATCCTTCCCTTGTTTACTTCAGTGATAGAAGTTGGTTGCGGTTATATGTCTAGTAATGAAGTTCTATCTGAATTGTTGGCCTCATGGGTATCGTTTCAGATTTCTTTTCCCTTGATAAATTTGGTTGCAAAGATATTATCCTTCTCCGTCTTGGGTGAACTGAGGTTCCGTCAGAAAATGAAATGTGATAGTTTTGGTTAAGCTGAACTGGAGGCTCATCGAGGCTTGGCCGTAACTCCTAGGTCTAATTCCTTTTCTTTCTGACAAAACGAGTATTGAGGTACCATATTGACTGGAAGATTTGCGTCTTCGGATAAGGCTGAGTTTCGGTTGAGGCTCGTCTTGGGATCTAGTTTTTCTTCATACTTTGTCGCATTCTTATCATGATTCTCTGAAGCAGGAAGGGCGACAAGATGTATCTTTGTTAGTTGTTTATGACCCTATGTGGCTCTGCAACGCTTTTGACTAGGTCACGAATTTTTTGGAGCCTTTCCGAGTTTTAGCTAAGTTTATCTTGTATACGAAGAAAAGACAAATCCGACGgaaaaagaactaggtcaatcGATACAGAATGAAAGAGATATAAGTCAAATATtaaagtgaagtaaacttcccgaGTCCCTTGTGATTAGGTTGAAGTCCCTTaacctaaacgaattttggagcAAATATACTTCAGAATATCCAAGTTTAGAGCGCCATATGTTCCTTGAGGTCCTTGATAGTGATAAGGTCAGATGGATGGTTGCTCCTGTGCTCTGTCGCGTTCGTAATGAGCTTTATCTTCTCCGGTGAGGTCGATTGCAGGCAATATCCCGTCAATGCTATTTTCAGCAGTTTTAGTACTCATTATGTAGGAAACGTGTACTCGATCTATATTTGTTGGATCTATCCCTACAGGTAACTCTAAAGGCGTTCTCAGATAAGTCTGGATGTCGatctgagattttgcaagattttGTTGAGTCTCCGGGAATTCTCTTTGGTCCTTATCCAACGTTTTCAAGGATTAGCACTATATTTGTATGAAAATAGATTACTAGGGAGTTTTATTATGCATGAAGATATCCATGTGATCCAGGACGCACTAACCTATACACTAAGGTCAAActcgaaagagagagaaagtgatggTAGGGATAACTCTCTCGGCTAAGTCTGTAATGGATTTACAGAGACTGAATCAATGAAACGTTTTTGTGTTTGGATTGGTGGAATCGTCTTCCTTCCTAAGAGACCCTGATTGATATCTGTAACTGATTGAACAACCTCCCACTGtcgtcgccaaaatgtagttacctaaaatctgagagaggttagaagtgggattatagggtttctgaaagtgagttacgggaggttgaatACGAACAATGTCTGCCTAAACCATGCACACtggtcgttcaaaggctgcttcagtcacatggaagAGGTTTAGGGATGTtcatagggagggaagcagacgaagagagagatcagagaattctagggttttaagAAGAAtttctctgagaggttatgagaaagatcatTGTAGCTTGGAGAAATAAATGACCTATTTAttgctgaattctctaatctcaggtcggtgaagataaggatttctTTCCGTGCCGTGCGGAGAAATTCTTCCgcctcttcaggaatagataaagataaactaggttgagtttatctcattattccaccgtcTTTACTATCTTCTGGGGTGAGAAATAatccgggtatttctcacacgtgtcgtaaaccaccagaccaaaaccctaattgttccctccccccccatttgtgtgaagctgagtcagccttcgtaaagatgtgttgagagagaaaaattttctttagccgagttgtccaagatagagagatattttccGATCTGTAAGAATgaataggatgagtcacgtgaaaaggcatgagaTGCCTCAGAATTTGTGTGGAGAGTCTGAAAAGGAGATTCGATTCCTACATGAGGCTCGTGCGGGGAATATCATCCTTGTCTGAGATTTTTCCGAGAGATTTTAAGGAGAGATTTGAATCTTTCCGAGGTTTTGCGGAGAGATGTAAATCTCTGGGATTTTgagaagagatgtgaatctctttgagatcttgcagagagatgtgaatctctctgagattttgagGAGAAATTTGAATCTTTCCGAGATTtgcagagagatgtgaatctctccgagattttgttgACGAACCAAAATCTACGAGGATTTTCTTAACAGATCTAAATCTCTCTGTGGTCATTTGGGACTCGTACTGAAGAGAGAGAGAAGTctttgtacgcccgattaatgTCACTGCgtgactttggctcacttgtattTGTGTTAGAAAACAATTGTGTACGTATTTATGGGgccgacatgaccagtgtatctcagaAGAATATTCTAGGAATATGTCGAAAGGGCctagaggcagaataaccagtgtatctcgcgggggtgtcctaggaattattcggaaacctcggtaagtcgagtcagagcctagaatAGACATAATCAGCGTATCTCTCGATGATGTACCAGAAATCAGTCCTTGATTTCAAATAGGATGAGTCGTGCTTACATGAGACATGTATATCTATGCTCTGagtcataagtctgtcggggacgtttttacgcatctacagagcctacatgaccagcagtatctcgtcgaggatgtatactaagaatcatggcatcacaatcagttgcgtctcgcgaagacacactggaattgtggttgttctggttcataattctgtcggggacgttttacgctctacagaacctacgtgaccagcagtatctcgccgAGTATGTGAGCTAGGAGTCACAgtatcacgaccagcagtgtctcgcgggaaGGTATATTATAAATTGCGGCTATGAGTGCCTTGTGGACGGGCTTAGTCTCTCCCTTGAGAGTTGAATTTTGTCCATGGTCCTGAAATGACACTTTTtgacccttatccaaatttcaccatctacaccacccaagcatacttcaaatttagtattttgttgcttgaattggccaaaattttctgaaaatgagaaTTTTATAGCTTGAATTGGGTTAAGTCAAACAAGTTCGGCTATaagatctgaagaacaggtagtaGAACTTATCTCCTAATGTAGTTCGGTTAATGTTCATGAAAGCGCAGGTAGACGAACTTAGTTTTAATGGAATTTTTtggtttcagagaaaagttcggttaggagaaaaaatttgCGATGTAACCGAACTAAATATATATGGAATtcagttaggagaaaaaaattgcgacgtaaccgaacttaatatataggatttcagagaaaagttcggttaggaaattaaAAGTTCATTTAGTAAATAAaatgcgacgtaaccgaactcaatatataggagTTCAGGGAAAAGTTCAGTTAGGAAATTAAAAGTTCTTCTAGGAAataaaaaaattgcgacgtaatcGAAATCGATATATGggatttcagagaaaagttcggttaggaggaaAAAAGTTGctacgtaaccgaacttttataTGAAAATTCGGTTAGGAAATTAAAAGTTCGGTTATGAACTTTTTTATTGTGAAACAACCAAACTGTTCTTCATATTATCTCCACAAGTTCGGATAGTTCGATAAAGTTTTTTCACAAAATTCCTAGCCGAAGTTCTCTCTGCTACTTCAATTTTTATGATTACTGTTCACTCAATTTATCAATCATAAATGTATAAATAAGACATGAGTTAGTCGAAAAGTACCTCTAATATACAATTTTCTAAATCCGGATTTAAAACGATTATGAAAATGTAAGAGAAAACATGAGGACAAGAGAAGACTTTAAAATGCAATTAGATTAGTAGataaaattgtatttttgtgTTTATAAATTTGAGTTTTAATTAAGTTATTAGGTTTATGAGGATATTATTAGGTTAGTCATAAtttcgtttttctttttttataagtGAAGCCGGGCCTTACCCCTGGTTAACCCAGCCAGCCCGGATGGCCCCACTGCCATCCAGACCCACCTAAACCCCAACTATATTACAACTGCACCTTTTTGTGCGTACAACGAGAATTGATCCCGGGTCTCTCCTATGGAGAGACGGATGAGACTCCACTGTGCTAGTCACAGGGTTAGGTTAGTCAATAATTtaaacaagagaaaaagataagttaaTCATctcctaactttaggacacccttaTAAATGTAGGGAAGGTTGCCTAAATAAATCATGAtcccctaaaaaaaaaaacatgatcccaaaaaaatcgttcaaatCCCCACATAGAAATGAACACGGAACACCCATCACCAGTTGACGGCCCAAATGAAAGCCCAAGCCCTAAAAAGGGGCTAATGTTGTAGAAACCTTCTCAGTCACTTTATCCTAGTTCAATTTTCAACCACACACCCACAATGATATCACTCACTAGTATACAATATAGAAAGGTTTCAGAGGATTCAAGAGCTTCTCTATGAATATATGAAATATAACACCGCTATCATCGAGTGAATGCTCCCATCCTTCTGTGATCCCTTTTGTTACTGAGAAAACTGGAAACATGCTATCAGGCTGACGAGGACGAGGATATACTTCCCAAACATGCCAGCAGCAGTATCTATAATAACTTtcccatctttttttttcttcttcttccatttttaCTAGTATAACCAGCCCAAGAGATCATACTAATAAGATCAGCGTTCTAGGTAACGTTAAAATAAAGATAATTGTTTGTCGCCCCATATTTACTAGTATTTCCAAGataattctcaaaatattaaaaCACTCCTGTACATAAGATGGCCGTTGTTGCTCCCGTAAGTCTGTTGACATCAGGGCCGGACCTGTCTGTTGAGCTTCTGGTGTAAGTTCTAATATTGCCTTCTCAATATTTTCTTCCACCTCTTTTGGATCAAATGATTGAAGTTTTCTTAAGCGAGGGTAGTCATCCACCAGAGGCTGAATCCATGTCTCTAACAACAGTTTTCGGATTTCTGCCGCCAAAAGGATTTTCCCGTTTCCTATACCATCAAGCAATTGTGTTGTTATGCAGCTAACGTGATGTCGAGAGGGCGTACGGAATTTCTTGTGCAGGTTTGCCAGCTTTTGTTGGTTAGCCCACATCAATGCAAACTTCTCAGCCGCTTGCCTATTTACCAGAATGCCAAGCAACCATAAAAGGTTATCGACTTCTACAGATATCTGTTCATCGACATCCTCATCTACACGCTGATAAATTAAGTAGTGTATTTCAGCTTTTCTAAATAGATATAGCAATGAATTTGAACAACTTTGACATAAGGATAATATATTTTTGTTGCATGTTTCAGCGGAAATCATATCACTGAGAAAACTGTGGTTTCCATTTAGAAGTTTCAGCACCAAGGATTTTCCCACCCGTCGACCATCATCTTCTCCGGTCTTAATCACCACCTCCATGACGCGGGTTATTGTGGCAATAGAAGGAGCCGGTACATCTGAACTTACATTGACCTTTACCTTTTCTCCAACCCACAGGGCAGCCCCCATGTGTTCTAAACATGAATGTATGCATGTCTGGAAAGCTAGTAattcaagaacctgcaaaatcaaAATGTAAGAGGAAGTAGAAGGGATTGAGTTCACTTGGTGCTGAGCAGAAAACCTTggacgaaaaaaaaaaaaagaaaaaatgaacatAGCATCATGATACTGACATTCAACAATTGAAACTTGAACCCTGACGCTCCTCCAGATACAGTACCAGGATTCACAAAAAACGGGCGAACTAACGATGCAATAACAACAGCGCAATCCATAACCATTGCTTGTAAAGTGTAGTTCAACTTAGTGAAATTCCTGTATCTTATA encodes:
- the LOC113352410 gene encoding uncharacterized protein LOC113352410, whose product is MASSSCVRLVAIHHPFHHQHHKPKPMSLPMSSLTRDSYLFAKPLLITGEKHKLQFLSPKTLRNPYFSTSKVTALRENTSSSENTPENKIPAAEICLIVSVYIIPFLNRLNLLYKFPVLNYAMSPIMPLLGFYQSVPTLGLVVFLALFTGFIRYRNFTKLNYTLQAMVMDCAVVIASLVRPFFVNPGTVSGGASGFKFQLLNVLELLAFQTCIHSCLEHMGAALWVGEKVKVNVSSDVPAPSIATITRVMEVVIKTGEDDGRRVGKSLVLKLLNGNHSFLSDMISAETCNKNILSLCQSCSNSLLYLFRKAEIHYLIYQRVDEDVDEQISVEVDNLLWLLGILVNRQAAEKFALMWANQQKLANLHKKFRTPSRHHVSCITTQLLDGIGNGKILLAAEIRKLLLETWIQPLVDDYPRLRKLQSFDPKEVEENIEKAILELTPEAQQTGPALMSTDLREQQRPSYVQECFNILRIILEILVNMGRQTIIFILTLPRTLILLV